Proteins from a genomic interval of Paenibacillus sp. FSL R5-0623:
- a CDS encoding chemotaxis protein CheX yields the protein MKAEVINPFLESARNVFEQLIQVSPSTGSLGVKNVEYIADHVWIVIGMTGQLSGNIVFGINEQVALKIVSAMMGGFVITEMDEMSKSAISELGNMISGNASTILSNQGVVVDITPPQVMKSEHLTTFSATKALSIPLLMDGIGEMDIQVMIS from the coding sequence GTGAAAGCGGAAGTGATTAATCCTTTCCTGGAATCGGCACGGAACGTATTTGAACAGCTCATCCAGGTTTCGCCTTCCACCGGGAGTCTTGGCGTGAAAAATGTAGAGTACATTGCAGACCATGTCTGGATCGTGATCGGAATGACCGGACAACTTAGCGGAAACATTGTATTTGGAATTAATGAACAAGTTGCATTGAAAATTGTATCTGCGATGATGGGTGGGTTTGTCATTACAGAAATGGATGAAATGAGCAAAAGTGCGATTTCCGAACTGGGTAATATGATCAGTGGTAATGCCAGCACGATCCTGTCAAACCAGGGTGTTGTGGTCGATATTACACCTCCACAAGTAATGAAGTCCGAACATCTGACTACATTTAGTGCAACGAAAGCACTGAGCATTCCTTTGCTGATGGACGGCATTGGTGAGATGGATATTCAGGTCATGATCTCGTAG
- a CDS encoding LysR family transcriptional regulator, translated as MNISQLETLITISKTMSFRKAGELLNLTQPAVSAQIKSLEDEFSTVLVDRNQPVTLTDRGQVFLEHAERMLDIVDELKQKLSDLDETPQGRIVLGTTTSIAIQILPRVLSYFQDQFPLIKTSIQSLPSSQIYTQVENGLVDIGIGYLTERNPNLNTSVLYYDTFELVVSPSHPLAKKKHAAVDVLRSTPLILLSPDTVGRRFTETIFKKHNIEPNIVMELSSSEEVKRMVEIDLGAAVISKQSVAHELRQGTLRMIPLSELEVSHPVGVIYKSSRYLNSAMQQFISDLKGMPETQFISSE; from the coding sequence ATGAACATAAGCCAACTGGAGACACTAATTACCATTTCCAAAACGATGAGCTTCCGCAAAGCGGGAGAACTTCTGAACCTGACCCAGCCTGCCGTCTCGGCCCAGATCAAAAGTCTGGAGGACGAATTCAGCACCGTTCTTGTGGATCGGAACCAACCCGTTACCCTGACAGACCGTGGACAGGTATTCCTGGAGCACGCTGAACGGATGCTCGACATCGTTGATGAGTTGAAACAAAAATTGTCCGATCTCGATGAAACGCCTCAGGGACGTATCGTGTTAGGCACAACAACTTCCATTGCTATTCAGATCTTGCCAAGGGTGTTATCCTATTTCCAAGATCAATTCCCGCTGATCAAAACCAGTATCCAGTCCCTTCCTTCATCACAGATCTATACCCAGGTCGAAAATGGCCTGGTTGATATTGGTATCGGTTATCTCACGGAGCGTAATCCCAACCTGAATACATCTGTGCTGTACTATGACACATTTGAACTCGTCGTATCTCCTTCCCATCCGCTGGCGAAGAAAAAACATGCTGCAGTGGATGTGCTCCGGAGTACACCATTGATTCTGCTGTCCCCTGATACAGTAGGACGAAGGTTTACAGAAACGATCTTCAAGAAACATAATATTGAACCTAATATTGTAATGGAGTTGTCGAGCAGCGAAGAAGTGAAACGCATGGTCGAGATTGATCTCGGGGCAGCTGTCATCTCCAAACAATCTGTTGCGCATGAGTTGCGTCAAGGTACATTGCGAATGATACCCTTAAGTGAGCTGGAGGTCAGTCATCCTGTTGGTGTCATCTATAAGTCCAGTCGATACCTTAACTCAGCGATGCAGCAATTCATAAGTGACCTCAAAGGTATGCCGGAAACCCAATTCATCAGTTCAGAATGA
- a CDS encoding histidinol-phosphatase, protein MKFDLHTHHFRCGHADGNIRDYIEAGIKAGLQAIGISDHTPYFGSELEQAFPRIAMGKSELQHYVEEVLALKEEYAGKIDVLLGIESDYFPAYAELYRTTLGQYPFDYIIGSVHHTEDVSIFNKTRWNGLSNARKVEVKESYYTLIRESARSGMFQILGHIDAMKGNYPPFSEIIADQAIDETLQVIAESNVAIEINTSGKTKLSGGWYPSDAILERAHHYGVKVTFGSDAHKPQRVADELDDVRTRLKEIGFTDWVYFKQKQMQVVPL, encoded by the coding sequence ATGAAATTTGATCTTCATACACATCATTTTCGTTGTGGTCACGCAGACGGCAACATCCGCGATTATATAGAGGCAGGTATTAAGGCAGGACTTCAGGCCATCGGTATCTCGGATCATACGCCGTACTTTGGCAGTGAGCTTGAGCAGGCATTTCCCCGGATCGCAATGGGCAAGTCGGAATTGCAGCATTATGTGGAAGAAGTCCTTGCTTTGAAAGAAGAGTACGCTGGTAAAATCGATGTGCTGCTCGGCATTGAATCCGACTACTTCCCTGCTTATGCAGAATTGTACCGTACCACACTGGGACAGTATCCTTTTGACTATATTATTGGTTCAGTTCATCATACCGAGGATGTGAGTATCTTCAACAAAACCCGGTGGAATGGACTAAGCAATGCTCGCAAAGTTGAAGTGAAAGAGAGTTATTATACATTAATCCGGGAATCGGCTCGCAGCGGTATGTTCCAGATTCTCGGACACATTGATGCGATGAAAGGAAACTATCCACCTTTCTCCGAAATTATCGCTGATCAGGCCATTGATGAAACGTTGCAGGTCATTGCAGAATCCAACGTAGCGATCGAAATTAACACATCTGGCAAAACCAAACTCAGCGGTGGCTGGTACCCGTCAGATGCCATTTTGGAACGCGCCCATCATTATGGGGTGAAGGTGACATTTGGATCGGACGCTCATAAACCACAGCGCGTTGCAGACGAGCTGGATGACGTTCGTACACGTCTCAAGGAGATCGGATTCACCGACTGGGTATACTTCAAGCAGAAACAGATGCAGGTTGTACCACTGTAA
- a CDS encoding GNAT family N-acetyltransferase, with protein sequence MLTRKMLVQGLPALWTERLVLRSLRQSDYSTLSELFSDPQVIRYVNRGSQSTPIRARRLLNQIRSSSAKLDSLHYGICWRGKEQVIGITSFQHWNDQNGTAQIGYILNRSCWGRGVATEAVQRLLQFGFDDLHLERVEARCYEANVSSQRVLSKIGMSYERSLPSFGLHDEDDEGSESLMDVKVYSMYREQYARPLQEKDLQTLVSDKPQ encoded by the coding sequence ATGCTTACCCGAAAAATGCTGGTTCAAGGTCTGCCGGCTTTGTGGACAGAGCGGCTTGTCCTGCGATCATTACGTCAAAGTGATTACAGTACATTATCGGAACTCTTTTCCGATCCTCAAGTCATAAGATATGTGAATAGGGGAAGCCAGTCCACGCCAATCAGGGCGAGACGGTTATTGAACCAGATACGGAGCAGCAGTGCCAAGCTGGATTCGTTACATTATGGGATCTGCTGGAGAGGCAAGGAACAAGTGATTGGGATCACCTCATTCCAGCACTGGAATGATCAGAATGGTACCGCACAGATTGGTTATATCCTGAACAGGTCCTGTTGGGGCAGGGGTGTGGCTACCGAGGCGGTACAGCGGCTGCTGCAGTTTGGATTTGACGATCTTCATCTGGAGAGGGTGGAAGCACGTTGTTATGAGGCCAATGTATCTTCACAACGGGTGCTAAGCAAAATAGGGATGTCCTATGAGCGGAGTCTTCCCTCGTTCGGACTGCATGATGAGGATGACGAGGGATCAGAATCCCTGATGGATGTCAAAGTGTACAGTATGTACCGGGAACAATACGCCCGCCCGCTTCAGGAAAAAGATCTGCAAACCCTGGTATCTGACAAGCCGCAATGA
- a CDS encoding metallophosphoesterase family protein produces the protein MERIAIVSDIHGNMTAWEAVLGDIRSRGVERIFCLGDLVGKGPEPVQVVDQVRATCELVIRGNWDELVAVNQDNENFTWQAERLGEERLAYLAGLPFSHQFQLSGRTIRLVHASPQSVYHRVQPWDAMEKRLAMFDPPADESDQGVADVVGYGDVHNAYLQYMNGKLLFNAGSVGNPLDLPQASYCILEGEDCNDNNTPFNVQFVRVPYDIEQEVQVAQSANVPALDFYIREIRTGIYRGLQE, from the coding sequence ATGGAACGAATTGCGATTGTATCCGACATTCATGGCAACATGACTGCCTGGGAAGCAGTGTTAGGAGATATCCGAAGTCGTGGCGTGGAGCGAATCTTTTGTCTTGGTGACCTCGTGGGCAAGGGGCCAGAACCGGTACAGGTTGTGGATCAGGTGAGAGCGACGTGCGAACTTGTTATCCGTGGCAATTGGGATGAACTGGTTGCGGTTAACCAAGACAACGAGAACTTTACGTGGCAAGCAGAACGGTTGGGTGAGGAACGATTGGCGTACTTGGCGGGCCTACCCTTCAGTCACCAATTTCAACTGAGTGGTCGCACCATCCGTCTGGTCCATGCTTCACCTCAAAGTGTATACCATCGTGTACAGCCGTGGGACGCGATGGAAAAGAGGTTGGCAATGTTTGATCCTCCGGCTGATGAGTCTGACCAAGGTGTTGCAGATGTTGTAGGTTATGGGGATGTGCATAACGCATACTTGCAGTATATGAACGGTAAGTTACTGTTTAATGCAGGCAGTGTTGGTAATCCACTCGATCTTCCCCAAGCATCCTACTGTATTCTGGAGGGTGAAGACTGCAACGATAACAACACCCCGTTCAATGTTCAATTTGTGAGGGTGCCTTATGATATTGAGCAAGAAGTACAGGTTGCACAGTCGGCTAATGTTCCTGCATTGGATTTCTATATTCGTGAGATTCGTACGGGTATCTATCGCGGGCTGCAGGAGTAG
- a CDS encoding metallophosphoesterase encodes MAETPRQGSNNSPSQRSHKAPGAEESVFPGEEKDHDPSRRSFLLRMVLMTAGASLLTGGYAWLWEPRRLEIKQVELKLPKFPKAFDGLRVVQFSDAHLGFHTGVKELKKLAATIEEQQPDLICFTGDIVEREAEPMRECIPVLASMQAKYGKFAVLGNHDYRGGQQNEVTTMFREAGFTLLRNEHVVIEQGGERLAIVGLDDALTGRPDPAQAIKGLDHDVWKLLLMHEPDYADIATPYGFGLQLSGHSHGGQVRFPWIGALTTPRGSHKYVQGLYYTDVQGVYYTTQTQMPVYVNRGFGMTQLPIRFLCRPELTVFELKGLTT; translated from the coding sequence ATGGCAGAGACACCGCGTCAGGGCAGCAACAACTCGCCGTCCCAGCGCTCGCACAAAGCACCAGGTGCAGAAGAATCTGTGTTTCCTGGGGAAGAAAAGGATCATGATCCCTCTCGCCGAAGTTTCTTATTACGCATGGTTTTGATGACAGCGGGTGCCAGTTTGCTTACAGGAGGTTATGCCTGGTTATGGGAACCGCGTCGTCTGGAGATCAAGCAAGTGGAGCTGAAACTTCCGAAGTTTCCAAAGGCATTTGACGGTCTGCGTGTCGTTCAGTTCAGCGATGCCCATCTTGGTTTTCATACTGGGGTGAAAGAGCTGAAGAAGCTGGCAGCAACGATTGAGGAGCAGCAACCGGACTTGATTTGTTTTACCGGAGATATCGTCGAGAGGGAAGCAGAGCCGATGCGTGAATGTATTCCGGTACTCGCCTCCATGCAAGCGAAGTATGGCAAATTTGCTGTTTTGGGGAATCATGATTATCGGGGCGGACAGCAGAATGAAGTGACAACCATGTTCCGTGAAGCGGGATTCACTTTGTTACGGAACGAACATGTGGTGATTGAACAAGGGGGCGAACGTCTAGCCATAGTTGGTCTGGATGACGCACTTACAGGCAGGCCTGATCCTGCCCAAGCCATCAAGGGATTGGATCATGATGTGTGGAAATTGTTACTCATGCATGAACCGGATTATGCCGACATTGCCACTCCCTATGGTTTCGGATTACAACTTTCCGGTCATAGCCATGGTGGACAGGTACGTTTTCCCTGGATCGGGGCACTGACAACTCCGCGAGGTTCACACAAGTATGTTCAAGGATTGTATTACACGGATGTCCAGGGGGTATATTACACCACCCAGACACAGATGCCTGTGTATGTGAATCGTGGTTTTGGCATGACTCAACTGCCCATTCGTTTTCTGTGCAGACCAGAATTAACGGTGTTTGAGCTTAAAGGATTAACCACATAA
- the sdhB gene encoding succinate dehydrogenase iron-sulfur subunit yields the protein MTEQATANKTVKFIITRQDSPESSSYNEEFELPYRPNMNVISALMEIQRNPVNTDGKSIAPVCWDSNCLEEVCGACSMVINGKPRQACAALIDKLEQPVRIEPMKTFPVVRDLVIDRSRMFSALKRVKAWIPIDGTYDLGPGPRMPEKKRQWAYELSKCMTCGVCLEACPNVNEKTDFIGPAALSQVRLFNAHPTGEMNADDRLEALMEDGGIEGCGNSQNCVQSCPKGIPLTTSIAEMNKQTTKHMFKRWLGV from the coding sequence ATGACGGAACAAGCTACAGCCAACAAAACCGTCAAGTTTATCATCACCCGTCAGGATAGCCCGGAGTCATCTTCGTACAACGAAGAATTTGAGCTTCCGTACCGTCCCAACATGAATGTGATCAGCGCCCTGATGGAGATTCAGCGGAACCCGGTCAATACAGATGGCAAATCCATTGCACCCGTATGCTGGGATTCCAACTGTCTCGAAGAAGTCTGCGGTGCCTGCTCCATGGTCATCAACGGCAAGCCACGTCAAGCATGTGCAGCCCTGATCGACAAGCTCGAACAGCCCGTTCGTATCGAACCCATGAAGACATTCCCGGTGGTTCGTGACTTGGTCATCGACCGTAGCCGGATGTTTAGCGCCCTGAAACGCGTAAAAGCATGGATTCCGATCGATGGTACCTATGACCTCGGTCCAGGTCCACGGATGCCTGAGAAGAAGCGTCAGTGGGCATATGAGCTGTCCAAATGCATGACATGTGGTGTATGTCTGGAGGCATGCCCGAACGTCAATGAGAAAACAGACTTTATCGGTCCAGCAGCACTGTCTCAAGTGCGTCTGTTCAACGCTCACCCAACAGGGGAGATGAACGCCGACGATCGTCTGGAAGCGTTGATGGAAGACGGAGGCATCGAGGGCTGTGGTAACTCACAGAACTGTGTGCAATCCTGTCCAAAAGGCATTCCACTGACAACCTCCATTGCCGAAATGAACAAACAAACGACCAAGCATATGTTCAAACGCTGGTTGGGTGTATAA
- the sdhA gene encoding succinate dehydrogenase flavoprotein subunit, translated as MASTNVIIVGGGLAGLMAAIKSAEAGVHVHLFSLVPVKRSHSVCAQGGINGAVNTKGEGDSPWVHFDDTVYGGDFLANQPPVKAMCEAAPGIIHLMDRMGVMFNRTPEGLLDFRRFGGTKHHRTAFAGATTGQQLLYALDEQVRRWEAAGLVTKYENWEFLQAVLDDEGVCRGIVAQDLKTMKVQTFPAEAVILASGGPGIIFGKTTNSVINTGTAASAVYQQGVNYANGEFIQIHPTAIPGDDKLRLMSESARGEGGRIWTYKDGKPWYFLEEKYPSYGNLVPRDIATREIFSVCVDMGLGVNGENMVYLDLSHKDPKELDVKLGGIIEIYEKFMGDDPRKIPMKIFPAVHYSMGGMWVDYNQMTNIPGLFAAGECEYQYHGANRLGANSLVSAIYGGMVAGPKAAEYIKGLKKSSADIPSSVFEKHTKQQSDKYEGILKMQGTENAYVIHKELGEWMTANMTVVRYNDKLEATIGKIKELKERYGKINMYDNSGWNNPSAAFTRQLWNMIELAEAMTLGALLRNESRGAHYKPEFTERNDEEFLKTTIASWSKEGPKISYEPVDVSLIPPRIRDYSKD; from the coding sequence ATGGCATCAACGAATGTAATTATTGTGGGCGGCGGTCTCGCGGGATTGATGGCGGCGATCAAATCGGCTGAGGCCGGAGTCCATGTTCATTTATTTTCACTGGTTCCTGTTAAACGATCCCACTCTGTATGCGCACAAGGCGGCATTAACGGAGCGGTAAATACCAAGGGTGAGGGTGACTCCCCATGGGTACACTTTGACGATACGGTATACGGCGGTGACTTCCTTGCGAACCAACCTCCTGTTAAAGCGATGTGCGAAGCAGCACCTGGCATCATTCACTTGATGGACCGTATGGGCGTAATGTTCAACCGGACACCGGAAGGTTTGCTTGATTTCCGTCGTTTTGGAGGAACGAAGCATCACCGTACAGCGTTTGCCGGAGCGACAACAGGACAACAATTGCTCTATGCATTAGACGAGCAGGTACGTCGCTGGGAAGCAGCTGGCCTGGTTACGAAATATGAGAACTGGGAGTTCCTGCAGGCGGTTTTGGATGATGAAGGCGTATGTCGCGGGATCGTGGCTCAGGATCTGAAAACGATGAAGGTACAGACCTTCCCGGCAGAAGCGGTTATTCTGGCGAGTGGTGGTCCGGGGATCATCTTCGGTAAAACGACCAACTCTGTAATTAACACAGGTACAGCGGCAAGTGCGGTGTATCAGCAAGGTGTAAATTACGCCAACGGGGAGTTCATTCAGATTCACCCGACAGCGATTCCGGGGGATGACAAGTTGCGTCTGATGTCTGAATCCGCGCGTGGTGAAGGTGGACGGATCTGGACGTACAAAGATGGAAAACCTTGGTACTTCCTTGAAGAAAAATATCCATCCTACGGTAACCTGGTTCCACGTGATATCGCGACTCGTGAAATCTTCAGCGTCTGCGTAGATATGGGTCTGGGTGTGAACGGTGAGAACATGGTTTATCTCGACCTGTCGCACAAAGATCCGAAGGAACTGGATGTTAAACTGGGCGGAATCATTGAGATCTATGAGAAGTTCATGGGCGATGACCCGCGTAAAATCCCAATGAAAATCTTCCCGGCAGTCCATTATTCCATGGGCGGTATGTGGGTAGATTACAACCAAATGACTAACATTCCGGGGCTGTTCGCAGCTGGTGAATGTGAATATCAATACCATGGTGCGAACCGTCTGGGTGCAAACTCATTGGTATCTGCGATCTATGGTGGTATGGTGGCTGGACCAAAAGCGGCTGAATATATCAAAGGACTTAAAAAATCGTCCGCTGATATCCCATCTTCCGTATTTGAGAAACACACCAAACAACAAAGCGACAAATACGAAGGCATCTTGAAAATGCAGGGCACAGAAAATGCCTATGTTATTCATAAAGAGCTTGGCGAGTGGATGACAGCCAACATGACGGTTGTACGCTACAACGACAAGCTTGAAGCCACGATTGGCAAGATCAAGGAATTGAAAGAGCGTTATGGCAAAATCAACATGTATGACAACTCCGGTTGGAATAACCCGAGCGCGGCGTTTACTCGCCAACTGTGGAACATGATTGAATTGGCAGAAGCGATGACACTGGGCGCTCTGCTGCGTAACGAAAGCCGCGGCGCGCATTACAAACCGGAATTTACGGAACGTAATGACGAAGAGTTCCTGAAAACGACTATCGCAAGCTGGTCGAAGGAAGGCCCGAAAATCTCGTACGAGCCAGTAGACGTATCTCTGATCCCACCACGTATCCGGGATTACTCCAAGGATTAA
- a CDS encoding succinate dehydrogenase cytochrome b558 subunit, with product MKGFYSRKLHSLLGVIPLSLFFAEHLVTNFTAVEGGKEAFYGAVAFLNGLPLVIVIEALLIWLPLFYHGVYGLYIAYQAKPNVGRFGNERNWRYTLQRVSGIITFVFVIWHVWETRVQIALGNVSHEEIGGVIHDAVTNPITFAIYMISVVAASYHFANGLWSFLVSWGITVGPRAQRVSSYVCMSLFAIVSIMFIASLFAFRSIDFQTATSMIDAVKTVLI from the coding sequence ATGAAAGGGTTTTACTCCAGAAAGCTGCACTCCTTGCTTGGCGTCATTCCGCTCAGTCTGTTCTTTGCTGAGCATTTGGTGACGAACTTCACGGCAGTTGAAGGCGGCAAAGAAGCTTTTTACGGTGCCGTTGCATTTCTGAACGGTTTGCCTCTTGTTATTGTGATCGAGGCGTTACTTATCTGGCTGCCGTTGTTCTATCACGGTGTATACGGTCTTTATATTGCCTATCAGGCCAAGCCTAACGTGGGCCGTTTTGGCAATGAGCGCAACTGGCGCTACACGTTACAGAGGGTAAGCGGTATTATTACGTTTGTATTCGTCATCTGGCACGTATGGGAGACGCGAGTACAGATTGCGCTGGGGAATGTATCCCATGAAGAGATTGGCGGCGTCATACATGATGCGGTGACGAATCCGATAACCTTTGCGATATATATGATCAGTGTGGTTGCGGCGTCATATCACTTTGCCAATGGTCTGTGGTCGTTCCTCGTTAGCTGGGGAATTACGGTTGGTCCGCGTGCGCAACGTGTATCCTCTTACGTATGTATGAGCTTGTTCGCTATTGTTTCCATCATGTTTATTGCTTCACTATTTGCTTTCCGGAGCATTGATTTCCAGACAGCTACTTCGATGATTGACGCAGTAAAAACAGTTCTAATTTAA
- a CDS encoding LysR family transcriptional regulator: MFEELNAFAAVVEQSSLNRASKLLNLSQPALSRKIAKLEDELGVALFHRRGKRLELTSVGQFTYTYAVEQKQQQQKFLTMLAQYKDEEQSTITLGASLTTLQTTLPPLVNAFMEKHPNAELKLLTGKTHEIVSFVRDKKADVGIVASSISEVGLNCVPLFDDHLELVVPLTHPLSGKEAGMEHLQDLPMITFSKGTWYRKLTDDLFQRCAVMPDIRMEIDSFEAIIRLLPSAKAAALLPKSYLRPQLLADNDLVSVHLPQLQQTRRTTCMIYGEKEDLSETSRQWVKETAALFTAKAPLPSRRTTTP, translated from the coding sequence ATGTTTGAGGAGTTAAATGCATTTGCAGCGGTCGTGGAGCAGTCCAGCCTGAACCGTGCATCCAAGTTACTGAACTTGTCCCAACCCGCACTCTCACGTAAAATTGCCAAATTGGAGGATGAACTCGGGGTTGCCCTGTTCCACCGCCGTGGCAAACGGCTGGAATTAACCAGTGTGGGCCAGTTCACCTATACCTACGCTGTAGAACAGAAGCAGCAGCAACAGAAGTTCCTCACCATGCTGGCCCAGTATAAAGACGAAGAACAGAGCACCATCACACTCGGAGCCAGTCTGACGACGCTTCAAACTACGTTACCACCTCTCGTCAATGCCTTTATGGAGAAACATCCAAATGCCGAACTGAAACTGTTGACGGGTAAAACACATGAGATTGTCTCGTTTGTGCGTGACAAAAAAGCCGATGTGGGCATTGTCGCCTCCTCCATCAGCGAAGTGGGGCTTAACTGTGTGCCACTCTTTGACGATCACCTGGAACTGGTTGTGCCGCTTACACACCCCTTGTCCGGTAAGGAAGCCGGGATGGAGCATTTGCAGGATCTGCCGATGATCACGTTCTCCAAAGGTACCTGGTACCGCAAATTAACGGACGATCTCTTCCAGCGCTGTGCCGTGATGCCGGATATTCGCATGGAGATTGATTCCTTTGAAGCGATCATCCGACTTCTGCCTTCCGCCAAAGCAGCTGCTCTATTGCCCAAGTCCTATCTTCGTCCACAATTGCTCGCGGACAATGATCTTGTTTCTGTTCATTTGCCTCAATTACAGCAGACCCGCAGAACAACTTGCATGATATATGGGGAAAAAGAGGACCTCAGCGAGACCTCCAGACAATGGGTCAAGGAGACGGCTGCACTCTTTACAGCTAAGGCGCCATTGCCCTCACGGAGGACTACGACGCCTTAG
- a CDS encoding TrkA family potassium uptake protein, with the protein MKTQQFAVIGLGRFGTSLAQELMELGYEVLGIDKNEEVVEDISELVTHAVVADATDEEVLRSLGIRNFDCCIVAIGDDIQTSILTAILLKELGVKTVVAKAISVLHGRALDKLGIDRVVYPERDMGIRVAHQLVTPNLLDYIELSNDYSIVEMKVPACLHNKTLSTLNARVRFGCSIVALQKEAGVIIAPTALDSLQMGDIMVIIGNNADIDRFEEEVISQES; encoded by the coding sequence ATGAAAACACAGCAGTTTGCGGTGATTGGGCTTGGGCGGTTTGGCACCAGTCTGGCGCAGGAATTAATGGAACTCGGCTATGAGGTGCTCGGGATCGATAAAAATGAAGAAGTCGTCGAAGACATAAGTGAACTGGTTACCCATGCCGTTGTAGCTGATGCCACAGATGAGGAAGTGCTGCGCTCCCTGGGTATTCGAAATTTCGACTGTTGCATCGTAGCCATCGGGGATGATATTCAGACGAGCATTCTCACTGCTATCCTGCTGAAAGAGCTGGGTGTCAAGACGGTCGTGGCCAAGGCCATATCTGTCCTTCACGGACGAGCATTGGATAAACTGGGGATCGATCGTGTCGTTTATCCTGAGCGGGATATGGGCATTCGGGTTGCCCACCAGCTGGTTACCCCGAACTTGCTGGATTACATTGAATTATCCAATGATTACAGTATTGTCGAGATGAAGGTTCCCGCCTGTCTGCACAACAAAACCCTTTCAACCCTGAATGCACGCGTACGTTTTGGTTGCAGCATTGTAGCGTTACAGAAAGAAGCCGGGGTCATTATCGCTCCTACGGCATTGGACTCGCTTCAAATGGGGGATATCATGGTCATTATTGGTAATAATGCAGATATCGACCGATTTGAAGAAGAGGTTATCAGCCAGGAGAGCTGA